A region from the Silene latifolia isolate original U9 population chromosome 7, ASM4854445v1, whole genome shotgun sequence genome encodes:
- the LOC141592340 gene encoding uncharacterized protein LOC141592340 has product MEQEGKSTSEPNQEVREIFSEFLAGVVKFEQLAEIGRRLLVSFQQALIFLRRPSIHETSELVQSILKQNETKRVKSYVEAGCINANDSSHTVTQMSTSLCGLHDHLTKAQLTLVELAVLMDKAGSSLQDRPGWPSDISELNFVEVLEQNLIPESNVRSLDACCSASFMAVIYIMVKQDYLMQERVISSLGFKSTSEELDSYNLMWSLRPCVSDNIIHDAINYKL; this is encoded by the coding sequence ATGGAACAAGAGGGAAAATCAACATCCGAACCCAACCAGGAAGTGAGGGAGATATTCTCAGAGTTTTTGGCGGGTGTTGTGAAATTTGAACAGCTAGCCGAAATAGGAAGAAGGCTTCTTGTCTCCTTTCAACAGGCGTTAATTTTTCTTCGACGCCCTTCAATCCATGAAACTTCCGAGTTGGTTCAGAGCATTCTTAAACAAAATGAAACTAAGAGGGTTAAATCATATGTGGAGGCTGGTTGCATCAATGCTAATGATAGCTCACATACTGTAACTCAAATGAGCACGAGTTTGTGTGGGCTTCACGATCATTTAACCAAAGCCCAATTGACTCTCGTTGAACTTGCAGTTCTCATGGATAAAGCAGGCAGTTCACTGCAGGACAGGCCTGGCTGGCCATCTGATATATCAGAGCTGAACTTTGTTGAGGTTTTGGAACAGAATCTAATTCCTGAAAGTAATGTTCGAAGCCTTGATGCTTGTTGTTCTGCTTCCTTCATGGCTGTCATCTACATTATGGTGAAGCAAGATTATTTGATGCAGGAACGAGTTATTTCCTCGTTAGGATTCAAGTCAACATCTGAAGAATTAGATAGTTATAATCTTATGTGGTCGTTGAGGCCTTGTGTAAGTGACAATATAATTCATGATGCTATAAACTATAAActataa